Proteins found in one Rhodovulum sp. MB263 genomic segment:
- a CDS encoding AAA family ATPase produces MPKIRFILSKQPDPALDEAAIIKRLKEFYTALQDKRQISEGIPQEERAAHNELWRYPQNELPKALEIRIRRWAQKIHRHHLKEVEPTRLSREDRAMLEGCRDGAEIFDLRSAHDIDEIAAALHAEFPWIAEATTHVWRSLHRNLAGGMPGAKFAPILLDGPPGIGKSAWARRLAQLLETPDMTLDATGENASFGLIGSQRGWSNAGPGRLVSLMLMRQIANPLVIIDEIEKSGTPVSDKGRAFSLPNALLPLLEDVTASRWTCPYFQNQFDMSFINWVFTSNSLRGLCPELPPASRPVSLHGPRVSRHDRQRQTHGDGAGRIAAGQCWDGGFRARIAGPFFGHRPACLCVNCACLCLAVKSALRQASEIHKIFIHGTASESTGCANLWCIGINCIAIA; encoded by the coding sequence CGGCACTCGACGAGGCCGCAATCATCAAGCGTCTCAAGGAATTCTACACCGCCTTGCAGGACAAGCGGCAGATTTCCGAAGGCATCCCCCAGGAAGAGCGCGCGGCGCACAATGAATTATGGCGTTACCCACAGAATGAGCTCCCGAAAGCGCTCGAGATCCGGATCAGGCGGTGGGCGCAGAAGATCCACCGCCACCATCTGAAGGAGGTCGAGCCAACGCGCCTGTCGCGAGAAGACCGTGCCATGCTCGAGGGCTGTCGCGATGGCGCCGAAATCTTCGACCTGCGCTCGGCGCATGACATCGACGAGATCGCAGCGGCACTTCATGCGGAGTTTCCCTGGATCGCGGAAGCGACAACACATGTCTGGCGCAGCCTTCATCGCAACCTGGCAGGTGGCATGCCCGGCGCCAAATTCGCGCCAATTCTTCTCGATGGCCCGCCGGGCATTGGCAAAAGCGCATGGGCACGTCGTCTTGCGCAGCTGCTGGAAACGCCGGATATGACCCTGGATGCCACCGGCGAGAATGCCAGTTTCGGGCTAATAGGAAGTCAACGCGGCTGGTCGAATGCCGGCCCCGGTCGGCTCGTGAGCCTGATGCTGATGCGTCAGATTGCAAATCCGCTCGTCATTATCGACGAAATTGAGAAATCCGGTACGCCCGTGTCCGACAAGGGGCGCGCCTTCAGCCTTCCGAATGCGCTCCTGCCGCTGCTCGAAGACGTGACGGCAAGCCGGTGGACCTGCCCCTATTTCCAGAACCAGTTCGATATGTCGTTCATCAACTGGGTCTTCACCTCCAATAGCCTGCGCGGCCTATGCCCAGAACTCCCGCCTGCCTCAAGGCCTGTGTCCCTTCACGGCCCCCGGGTATCGCGACATGATCGACAGCGACAAACTCATGGAGATGGTGCTGGACGTATAGCGGCTGGCCAATGCTGGGATGGAGGTTTCAGGGCTCGCATTGCGGGCCCTTTTTTTGGCCACCGCCCTGCATGCTTATGTGTCAACTGTGCATGCTTATGCCTTGCGGTGAAGAGCGCCCTACGGCAAGCATCTGAAATACATAAGATATTTATCCACGGCACAGCTTCCGAATCAACTGGGTGTGCAAACTTATGGTGCATTGGCATCAATTGCATCGCAATTGCATAG
- a CDS encoding exo-alpha-sialidase: protein MTEVMADTAFPATDLPTPRVQNHASFLHELPDGTILCAWFGGTIEGKSDISILMSRFDGRNWSNPVQLSDDPARSEQNPVLFTAPDGRLWLIYTAQPGGRQNEAEVRFRISDDGGQSWTEPCALWSQKGIFVRQPVIVADDGAWLLPGFRCRVEEGVAWTGENDDSVVMVSHDEGVSWKVYEVPGSLGCVHMNIVPLADGGMAAFYRSRWADHIWRSHSADGVRWSAPEPAGLPNNNSSIQAVRLDDGRIAMVYNHSSREDAEGRRVSLYDEIEEDGAAPAARPGRAFWGAPRAPLSLALSADGGQSWPDRIDLAFSDGYCLSNNSADQVNRELSYPSILQDRNGRVHVTWTHFRQSIRHMIVPLDEQHG from the coding sequence ATGACCGAAGTCATGGCTGACACCGCCTTTCCCGCAACCGACCTGCCGACGCCGCGCGTCCAGAATCACGCATCCTTCCTGCACGAACTGCCCGACGGCACGATCCTCTGCGCTTGGTTCGGCGGCACGATTGAGGGCAAGTCCGACATCTCGATCCTGATGTCGCGCTTCGACGGCAGGAACTGGAGCAATCCGGTCCAGCTTTCCGACGACCCGGCCCGCTCGGAACAGAACCCGGTCCTGTTCACCGCACCCGACGGGCGGCTGTGGCTGATCTATACTGCCCAGCCCGGTGGGCGGCAGAACGAGGCCGAAGTGCGGTTCCGCATTTCGGACGATGGCGGGCAGAGCTGGACCGAGCCGTGTGCGCTGTGGTCGCAAAAGGGAATCTTCGTGCGCCAGCCGGTCATCGTCGCCGATGACGGGGCTTGGCTACTGCCGGGGTTCCGCTGCCGCGTCGAGGAGGGTGTGGCTTGGACCGGAGAGAACGATGACAGCGTCGTCATGGTCTCGCATGATGAGGGGGTCAGCTGGAAGGTTTATGAAGTGCCGGGTAGCCTCGGCTGCGTGCACATGAACATCGTGCCGCTGGCGGATGGCGGCATGGCGGCCTTCTATCGCAGCCGTTGGGCCGATCATATCTGGCGCTCGCACTCTGCCGATGGCGTCCGGTGGAGCGCTCCCGAGCCTGCGGGCCTACCCAACAACAACTCGTCGATCCAGGCGGTGCGGCTGGACGACGGGCGTATCGCGATGGTCTATAACCACTCCAGCCGCGAGGATGCCGAGGGACGTCGCGTCTCGCTCTATGACGAGATCGAGGAGGACGGGGCCGCGCCCGCAGCCCGGCCCGGTCGCGCCTTCTGGGGCGCGCCCCGTGCGCCGCTGTCGCTGGCGCTGTCCGCCGATGGCGGGCAGAGCTGGCCGGACCGGATCGATCTGGCCTTCAGCGACGGCTATTGCTTGTCGAACAACTCGGCCGATCAGGTGAACCGCGAGCTATCCTACCCATCGATCCTGCAGGATCGGAACGGCCGTGTGCATGTGACTTGGACCCATTTTCGCCAGTCGATCCGACACATGATCGTCCCGCTGGACGAGCAACACGGATGA
- a CDS encoding DMT family transporter, producing MAEATAIFFAAPLLIVIFAGMFLGEDVRLFRLSMVGLGLAGVMVVMSPQLTDMGTASGPLRALGAVVALGSALMSALAHIFIRKLSQTEPTTAIVFWFIITSALLSLLIIPYGWVLPAPVTLALLIGIGVIGGLGQICLTAAYSHADASEVAPFEYSSMIFTTAIGWSFFGEIPSRTVLSSAARDPGRRADHLERAQAERDAQDDCGRLGDR from the coding sequence TTGGCCGAAGCGACTGCGATCTTCTTTGCCGCACCGCTGCTGATCGTGATCTTCGCGGGCATGTTCCTGGGCGAAGACGTGCGTTTGTTCCGGCTGTCGATGGTCGGCCTAGGGCTTGCAGGCGTGATGGTCGTCATGTCTCCGCAGCTGACCGACATGGGCACCGCGTCGGGCCCGCTGCGCGCTCTTGGGGCGGTGGTGGCGCTTGGAAGCGCCCTCATGTCGGCGCTTGCGCATATCTTCATCAGGAAGCTGTCGCAGACCGAGCCGACAACGGCGATCGTGTTCTGGTTCATCATCACGTCGGCACTGCTCAGCCTGCTGATAATTCCCTATGGCTGGGTTCTGCCGGCCCCGGTGACCCTCGCCCTGCTGATCGGGATCGGTGTGATCGGCGGACTGGGGCAGATCTGCTTGACCGCCGCCTATAGCCATGCGGATGCGTCCGAGGTGGCGCCGTTCGAATACAGCTCTATGATCTTCACGACCGCCATCGGGTGGAGCTTTTTCGGCGAGATCCCGAGCCGCACCGTTCTAAGCAGTGCGGCTCGGGATCCTGGCCGGCGTGCTGATCATCTGGAGCGAGCGCAAGCTGAACGCGATGCGCAAGACGACTGCGGGCGCCTCGGAGACCGGTAA
- a CDS encoding SDR family NAD(P)-dependent oxidoreductase encodes MPEPRHAIVTGASSGIGLAICNRLLADGRKVTGLSRRAPEATLGSAFTHRPVDLLDEDAVAAALPDLPAPDALIHAAGVLRVGDHASMSRAEGSQMWRLHVDCAAQLIQHFAPRMPQNGRIVLIGSRVATGAKGKALYAASKAAVTGLARSIAAELAPKGITVNIVAPAATDTPMLRDPARQGVGPAYPPIGRFVLPEEVAGTAAFLLSDAAASITGQTLVICGGASL; translated from the coding sequence ATGCCTGAGCCGCGCCACGCCATCGTCACCGGCGCCAGCTCGGGCATCGGGCTGGCCATCTGCAACCGCCTTCTGGCCGATGGCCGGAAAGTGACGGGTCTTAGTCGCCGGGCACCGGAAGCGACTTTGGGGTCGGCCTTTACCCATCGGCCCGTCGATCTGCTGGACGAGGACGCCGTTGCCGCTGCTCTGCCGGATCTGCCTGCACCTGATGCGCTGATCCATGCCGCAGGCGTGTTGCGAGTGGGCGATCACGCTTCGATGTCACGTGCCGAGGGTTCCCAGATGTGGCGGCTGCACGTCGACTGCGCGGCGCAGCTGATCCAGCATTTTGCGCCCCGAATGCCCCAAAACGGGCGGATCGTCCTGATCGGCAGCCGCGTCGCGACCGGGGCGAAGGGCAAGGCGCTCTACGCCGCCTCCAAGGCTGCCGTCACGGGCCTCGCCCGCTCGATTGCGGCCGAGCTGGCGCCCAAGGGGATCACGGTGAACATCGTGGCCCCCGCTGCGACGGACACACCAATGCTGCGCGATCCTGCGCGCCAGGGCGTCGGACCGGCCTATCCCCCCATCGGGCGCTTCGTTCTGCCCGAAGAGGTCGCTGGCACGGCGGCATTTCTTCTGTCGGATGCGGCGGCCAGCATTACCGGGCAGACGCTTGTCATCTGCGGCGGAGCTTCGCTTTAG
- the pdxA gene encoding 4-hydroxythreonine-4-phosphate dehydrogenase PdxA encodes MTNPLIAITMGDPSGVGAEVTLRAAADLPADQRAGLIVIGDRAVLERARDALGLALELGDGPGGLRLRHVPVEGLPDRFGVLSPSCGEASFQYIRTAVEMAQAGEVSCIVTAPINKEALNAAGHHYDGHTGLLAHLTESRGSWMLLASERLNVIHVSTHVALKDAITRATPERILETIRTGHSHLKRMGIEAPRIAVAGINPHCGESGLFGTEDDAQVAPAVAAAQAEGIDVQGPISADTVYHRAYQGAFDLVVAQYHDQGHIPIKLVAFDTAVNVSLGLPIDRASVDHGTAFDIAGTGKANHVNMLSALSYARNLAQAKRHA; translated from the coding sequence ATGACCAATCCCTTAATCGCCATCACTATGGGCGACCCTTCGGGCGTCGGCGCCGAAGTCACCCTTCGGGCGGCAGCCGACCTGCCTGCCGACCAGCGCGCCGGACTGATCGTGATCGGCGATAGGGCCGTGCTGGAGCGCGCCCGTGATGCGCTCGGCCTGGCGCTGGAACTGGGCGACGGCCCCGGGGGCCTGCGCCTGCGCCATGTCCCCGTTGAGGGCCTGCCCGACCGCTTCGGCGTATTGTCCCCCTCCTGCGGCGAGGCGTCCTTCCAGTATATCCGTACCGCCGTCGAGATGGCGCAGGCAGGCGAGGTCTCATGTATCGTCACAGCCCCCATCAACAAGGAGGCTCTGAACGCTGCCGGTCACCATTACGATGGCCATACGGGTTTGCTGGCTCATTTGACCGAAAGTCGTGGCAGTTGGATGCTGTTGGCGTCGGAACGTTTGAATGTGATCCACGTCTCGACCCATGTGGCACTGAAGGACGCAATCACCCGCGCCACGCCCGAGCGCATCTTGGAGACGATCCGAACAGGCCATTCCCACCTGAAGCGCATGGGCATAGAAGCTCCACGCATCGCCGTGGCGGGAATCAACCCACATTGCGGAGAATCCGGCCTTTTCGGCACCGAGGATGACGCGCAGGTCGCCCCCGCCGTCGCGGCAGCGCAGGCCGAGGGGATTGATGTCCAAGGTCCGATCTCGGCCGATACGGTATATCACCGCGCCTACCAGGGAGCGTTCGATCTGGTCGTCGCGCAGTATCATGATCAGGGCCACATCCCGATCAAGCTCGTGGCCTTCGATACGGCGGTGAATGTCTCGCTTGGCCTGCCGATTGATCGCGCCTCGGTCGACCACGGCACGGCCTTCGACATCGCCGGAACCGGCAAAGCAAACCATGTGAACATGCTGAGCGCCCTATCCTATGCTCGCAACCTCGCGCAGGCGAAGCGCCATGCCTGA
- a CDS encoding iron-containing alcohol dehydrogenase family protein: MLDQPLEILQPGCVRNGAGQAVRAASWLRDRGLTRPVVIADAFNATRLNALGLDGAACVSVRPEPDLSDLNQAVTAARAARPDVVIGFGGGSAMDVAKLVAVLQDPVTTFDDISGPGRAGPRRAALMQIPTTAGTGSEAGTRALITEPGTLRKIATESLHMLADMVILDPGLTVSLPGPVTAATGVDALAHCVEAFTSRRAHPIIDHYALEGIRLIGRFLPRALADGDDLEARAALLLASFYGGVCLGPVNTTAGHAVAYPLGTRHHLPHGLANALIFPHVLAANQGACPDKTALVAAALDLEQGRPLLQAAHDFCAGLGLQMRLRDHGVPEDDLPEMAAEAHAIRRLLDWNPRDLSREDILALYRAAY, translated from the coding sequence ATGCTCGACCAACCCCTGGAAATCCTGCAGCCCGGCTGCGTGCGGAACGGCGCGGGTCAGGCGGTGCGGGCCGCATCCTGGCTGCGCGATCGCGGCCTGACGCGGCCCGTCGTCATTGCCGATGCTTTCAATGCGACCCGACTGAATGCCCTCGGCTTGGACGGCGCGGCCTGCGTGTCGGTCCGGCCCGAGCCCGACCTCTCCGACCTCAATCAGGCGGTGACGGCGGCGCGCGCGGCACGGCCGGATGTGGTCATCGGTTTTGGCGGCGGCAGCGCCATGGACGTGGCCAAGCTGGTGGCTGTCCTGCAAGATCCTGTGACGACATTCGACGACATCTCGGGGCCGGGTCGCGCCGGGCCGCGGCGCGCGGCGCTAATGCAGATCCCCACAACCGCCGGCACCGGCAGCGAGGCCGGCACGCGCGCGCTGATCACCGAACCCGGAACATTGCGCAAGATTGCCACCGAAAGCCTTCACATGCTGGCCGATATGGTGATCCTCGACCCCGGCCTGACGGTATCGCTGCCCGGTCCAGTGACAGCCGCGACCGGCGTCGACGCACTGGCCCATTGTGTTGAGGCTTTCACCAGTCGCCGCGCTCATCCGATCATCGATCATTATGCGCTGGAAGGCATCCGGCTGATTGGCCGGTTCCTGCCTCGCGCGCTGGCCGACGGCGACGATCTCGAGGCGCGGGCGGCACTGCTTCTGGCCTCGTTCTATGGCGGGGTCTGTCTGGGACCGGTGAACACGACCGCCGGACATGCGGTGGCCTATCCGCTCGGGACGCGCCACCACCTGCCGCACGGGCTGGCCAATGCGCTGATCTTCCCGCATGTCCTGGCGGCCAATCAGGGGGCCTGTCCCGACAAGACCGCGCTGGTCGCGGCCGCGCTGGATCTGGAACAGGGCCGCCCGCTACTTCAGGCTGCGCATGATTTCTGCGCCGGGCTTGGCCTGCAGATGCGCCTGCGCGACCATGGCGTCCCCGAGGATGACCTGCCCGAGATGGCGGCTGAAGCCCATGCTATTCGTCGCCTGTTGGACTGGAACCCCCGCGACCTGAGCCGTGAGGACATTCTTGCGCTTTATCGCGCGGCCTATTGA
- a CDS encoding LysE family translocator, with product MTGVLAWGLIAALGLGAVLAVSELAYRCLQLAGAAYLIWLGIGMLRGALRAREPGLPRVMAPSAPNWFLRGVMTNLLNPKVGVFYISFLPQFLPVGVSVVPFSVMLAGIHASMGLIFFAALTAATVPFQNALNGPRLPRLLDGVTRLRCWF from the coding sequence GTGACCGGGGTGCTGGCATGGGGATTGATTGCGGCTTTGGGGCTCGGTGCTGTGCTGGCCGTGTCGGAACTGGCTTACCGTTGTCTTCAGCTTGCCGGCGCGGCCTACCTGATCTGGCTGGGGATCGGGATGTTGCGGGGGGCGTTGCGTGCGCGAGAGCCGGGCCTGCCCAGGGTCATGGCGCCTTCCGCACCGAATTGGTTCCTGCGCGGGGTGATGACCAACCTTCTTAACCCCAAGGTCGGAGTCTTCTATATTAGCTTCCTGCCGCAGTTTCTGCCCGTGGGCGTTTCGGTGGTGCCGTTCAGCGTCATGCTCGCGGGGATACACGCGTCGATGGGGCTGATTTTCTTTGCAGCGCTGACTGCCGCGACAGTGCCGTTTCAGAATGCCCTGAACGGCCCCCGCCTGCCTCGGCTCCTCGACGGGGTTACACGCCTGCGATGTTGGTTTTGA
- a CDS encoding TAXI family TRAP transporter solute-binding subunit translates to MRHIRTFATATTLAVLPLAAFAAPVDLRLITMEPGGSWYSYGSTFSEIIQGSEGENELNVEVLPRGGGMTNPVAVSQGAADLGFVSASAAVWARDGIGEEFEGREANNARAIVGGLQLAYTTIAARRDYVKKSGLTTFDEMVASDNPPRFVLKPAGSQVPILANYMFEALGSSLEDMRGRGAITQISTAQIAQMLRDGTADVYIENAPVGQATMSEVTLTTPMVFVPASDTVLDHMSELGAPAANMPEGSYPGQEGVYRTSMTPTILIANADMDEEVAYQLTRALVEQREKIAEAFPALAGWDPEKGAQPDQAVIELHPGAARYYRERGWIE, encoded by the coding sequence ATGAGACATATTCGGACTTTCGCCACCGCCACGACCCTAGCCGTACTGCCCTTGGCCGCGTTTGCCGCGCCGGTCGACCTGCGCCTGATCACCATGGAGCCGGGCGGCTCATGGTATTCCTACGGCTCGACCTTTAGCGAGATCATTCAGGGCTCCGAAGGCGAGAACGAGCTGAACGTCGAGGTGCTGCCGCGCGGGGGCGGGATGACGAACCCTGTCGCCGTCAGTCAGGGCGCCGCCGATCTGGGCTTCGTCTCGGCCAGTGCAGCGGTCTGGGCGCGCGACGGCATCGGTGAGGAGTTCGAGGGCCGCGAGGCGAACAACGCCCGCGCGATCGTCGGCGGTCTGCAACTCGCCTACACCACCATCGCCGCGCGGCGCGACTATGTCAAAAAAAGCGGTCTGACCACCTTTGACGAGATGGTCGCCTCGGACAATCCGCCCCGCTTCGTGCTGAAACCCGCAGGTTCGCAGGTGCCGATCCTCGCAAACTACATGTTCGAAGCCTTGGGCAGTAGCCTCGAGGACATGCGAGGCCGCGGCGCGATCACCCAGATCAGTACGGCCCAGATCGCACAGATGCTGCGTGACGGAACTGCCGACGTCTATATCGAGAACGCCCCGGTCGGTCAGGCCACCATGTCCGAGGTGACGCTGACCACCCCCATGGTTTTCGTGCCCGCCAGCGATACCGTGCTGGACCACATGTCCGAACTGGGCGCTCCTGCTGCGAACATGCCCGAAGGCAGCTATCCGGGGCAGGAGGGCGTCTATCGCACCTCGATGACGCCCACGATCCTCATTGCCAATGCCGATATGGACGAGGAGGTCGCCTATCAGCTGACCCGCGCCCTGGTCGAACAGCGCGAGAAGATCGCCGAGGCCTTTCCGGCGCTGGCCGGATGGGACCCCGAGAAGGGCGCTCAGCCAGATCAGGCCGTGATCGAGCTGCATCCGGGTGCGGCCCGTTATTATCGGGAGCGCGGCTGGATCGAGTGA
- a CDS encoding dihydrodipicolinate synthase family protein, with the protein MTSAEPRRAYVATVTCFNDDETLNLDQSRAQVRRQVEAGNDILCAGTNGDFTALLFDEKLSLIEAVLAEAAGRARVMVNVGAPSTFETVRLARAAADLGVDCVSVITPYFIACTQEGLRRHFEMVADAVDVPVYLYDIPARTQNHIEPDTALILARHGNICGIKDSGGSQKTLEEYLEVSRQVEGFGVWSGPDHLVLWALKNGAAGAISGLGNVAPHLLAGIVRAFNAGDMEAAEAAQARFGALRTDLYALGYPPAVAKRALYLTDPGVGASRQPALMPDAAQDAAIRDILDRHDLAATV; encoded by the coding sequence ATGACCTCCGCCGAACCCCGCCGCGCTTATGTGGCCACGGTTACCTGCTTCAACGACGACGAGACGCTGAACCTCGATCAGTCCCGCGCACAGGTCCGCCGCCAAGTCGAAGCTGGCAACGACATCCTTTGCGCCGGTACGAACGGCGATTTCACCGCACTTTTGTTCGACGAGAAGCTGTCCCTGATCGAGGCCGTGCTTGCTGAGGCCGCAGGCCGCGCACGCGTCATGGTGAATGTCGGCGCCCCCTCGACCTTCGAAACGGTCCGGCTGGCCCGCGCCGCTGCCGATCTGGGGGTCGATTGCGTGTCGGTCATCACCCCGTATTTCATCGCCTGCACGCAAGAGGGGCTGCGTCGCCATTTCGAGATGGTGGCCGATGCGGTAGATGTGCCCGTCTATCTTTATGACATCCCTGCGCGGACCCAGAACCATATTGAACCCGACACCGCGCTGATATTGGCCCGGCACGGCAACATCTGCGGCATCAAGGATAGCGGCGGCAGCCAGAAGACGCTTGAGGAGTATCTTGAGGTCTCGCGCCAAGTCGAAGGCTTCGGCGTTTGGTCCGGTCCCGATCACCTTGTGTTATGGGCACTGAAGAACGGCGCGGCGGGCGCGATCTCCGGGCTTGGCAATGTTGCCCCGCATCTTTTGGCGGGGATCGTGCGCGCTTTCAACGCGGGCGACATGGAGGCCGCCGAAGCCGCGCAGGCGCGTTTCGGCGCGCTGCGGACCGACCTTTATGCCTTGGGTTATCCGCCCGCCGTCGCCAAGCGCGCACTCTATCTGACCGATCCGGGCGTGGGTGCCTCGCGACAGCCCGCACTGATGCCGGATGCCGCGCAGGATGCCGCAATCCGCGACATTCTTGATCGGCATGACCTTGCCGCAACCGTCTGA
- a CDS encoding TRAP transporter fused permease subunit: MHKISNFDTWWRALQAVLSVVYVAFLVAQFFYPASPLAAASFHVFMATALVFAWTPLAWEGRARYAARIIDIAGVALSLMVVALYAGEIFRLERRFEMIDPVLPVDILLHVLGLALIFEAVRRSVGWSLLAVVLIFLAYAYLGPWFPGLMQFPGFSLPTQAELIGMKTDGIFGVTASAAINFVFYFVLFGSVFTITGGGQLFIDLAMRATARLKGGAAKMSLVGSALFGMVSGSAIANTTSTGVLTIPIMTRSGYSKEQAAATEAIASTGGQLMPPIMGVAAFVMADMLGIPYITIAAAALIPAAAFYFALYIIVDLRARKSGVGDVAPELLEIPPVIPRLHLLAAPVAMIATLIAGYSAPYAALVGTAIALVAPVLRRSTRYNLSQLFETVLDTARQMAWISAPLAAVGVVMVVATQSNLALKFVRLLSDMGTDNLYLSLLLAIFGCIIMGMGLPTVAAYIIGSLVFVPALMDLGVDRLAANLFVLYYCVLSMVTPPVALCSYAAAGIAKSDANRTGLVAFGYSLVIFLVPFGFIKDPAVLWQGSAFQIATGAAGMLLATFCWAVFLIGWLRGNLSLPERGGFALASLALVVTPTLTAGWVISVTLTCLLLVWRFALRPRLVTA; this comes from the coding sequence ATGCACAAAATCTCAAATTTCGACACATGGTGGCGCGCTTTGCAGGCCGTGCTGTCGGTCGTCTATGTCGCCTTCTTGGTGGCCCAGTTCTTTTATCCAGCCTCGCCCCTTGCGGCAGCGAGCTTTCATGTCTTCATGGCGACCGCGCTGGTCTTTGCCTGGACGCCGCTGGCGTGGGAAGGTCGCGCCAGGTACGCGGCCCGCATCATCGACATCGCGGGCGTTGCGCTGTCACTGATGGTCGTCGCGCTATATGCGGGCGAGATATTCCGGCTCGAGCGGCGGTTCGAGATGATTGACCCAGTCCTACCGGTCGACATCCTTTTGCATGTGCTTGGTCTTGCGCTGATCTTCGAGGCGGTGCGCCGTTCGGTCGGCTGGTCCTTGCTGGCAGTTGTGCTGATTTTCCTGGCCTACGCCTATCTGGGACCATGGTTCCCCGGTCTGATGCAGTTTCCGGGTTTCTCCCTGCCGACCCAAGCAGAACTGATCGGCATGAAGACTGACGGCATCTTCGGAGTGACAGCCAGCGCGGCCATCAACTTCGTCTTCTATTTCGTGCTGTTCGGATCGGTCTTCACGATCACCGGCGGCGGTCAACTTTTCATCGATCTTGCGATGCGCGCCACTGCGCGGCTGAAGGGCGGGGCGGCGAAGATGTCGCTGGTGGGTTCGGCACTGTTCGGGATGGTATCGGGTTCGGCTATTGCCAACACCACTTCGACCGGCGTGCTCACGATCCCGATCATGACTCGTTCGGGATATTCGAAAGAACAGGCCGCCGCGACCGAGGCCATCGCCTCGACCGGCGGGCAACTGATGCCGCCGATCATGGGGGTCGCGGCCTTCGTGATGGCCGACATGCTGGGCATTCCCTACATCACCATCGCCGCCGCGGCCCTGATCCCGGCCGCCGCCTTCTACTTCGCGCTCTATATCATCGTGGACCTGCGGGCGCGCAAATCGGGCGTCGGCGATGTCGCGCCGGAACTGCTGGAGATACCGCCGGTGATCCCGCGCCTGCACCTGCTGGCCGCGCCGGTGGCGATGATCGCGACGCTGATCGCAGGCTATTCGGCCCCCTATGCGGCGCTGGTCGGCACGGCCATCGCACTGGTGGCGCCGGTCCTGCGCAGATCGACCCGCTATAACCTGTCCCAGCTGTTCGAGACGGTGCTGGACACCGCCCGCCAGATGGCCTGGATCTCGGCCCCTCTGGCTGCGGTGGGGGTCGTCATGGTGGTTGCCACGCAATCGAACCTGGCACTCAAATTCGTCCGTCTGCTGTCGGACATGGGCACGGACAACCTCTATCTGTCGCTGCTGCTGGCGATCTTCGGCTGCATCATCATGGGGATGGGCCTGCCCACCGTCGCGGCCTACATCATCGGATCGCTGGTCTTCGTGCCGGCACTGATGGATCTGGGCGTCGACAGGCTGGCTGCGAACCTTTTCGTTCTGTATTACTGCGTGCTGTCCATGGTGACGCCGCCGGTTGCGCTCTGCTCCTATGCCGCGGCGGGGATCGCGAAATCGGATGCGAACCGGACCGGGCTTGTGGCCTTCGGTTATTCGCTGGTGATTTTCCTCGTGCCGTTCGGCTTCATCAAAGACCCGGCCGTGCTGTGGCAGGGCAGCGCGTTCCAGATCGCGACCGGCGCCGCAGGCATGCTGCTGGCGACCTTCTGCTGGGCCGTCTTCCTGATCGGCTGGCTACGCGGCAACCTGTCCCTCCCCGAACGCGGCGGGTTCGCGCTGGCCAGTCTTGCTCTGGTCGTCACGCCGACACTGACTGCGGGCTGGGTGATCTCGGTCACGCTGACCTGCCTGCTACTTGTGTGGCGCTTTGCGCTGCGTCCCCGCCTCGTCACCGCCTGA